A genomic window from Silene latifolia isolate original U9 population chromosome Y, ASM4854445v1, whole genome shotgun sequence includes:
- the LOC141629117 gene encoding uncharacterized protein LOC141629117, producing the protein MAFSNSSSAIIQGNSPPKLEDLGSFSIPCTIGDQTIEKALCYLGASVKVMPYSVCERLCMGELKCTSMTLQMADRSTKKPLGVLEDVPVRVGKFFISVDFLIVDMAEDAYIPIILRRPFLNTAGAVIDVKHGMLTLEVGDEKGTFNLNKAMKAPQLNEPCFVVDLVEKKDIKKLEIPSQEPIKEEVPRRIEKEKALLNWKQEVDEIEIALFGELGIFGNNFKQEGFNRSFHVASKK; encoded by the coding sequence ATGGCCTTTTCCAATAGTAGTAGTGCAATCATTCAAGGAAACTCGCCACCCAAGCTTGAGGATCTCGGgagcttctctattccatgcaccatagGTGATCAAACCATTGAGAAGGCCCTATGTTATCTTGGAGCTAGTGTAAAGGTCATGCCCTACTCGGTTTGTGAAAGGCTATGTATGGGAGAGTTGAAATGCACAAGCATGACTTTGCAAATGGCAGATCGTTCCACAAAGAAGCCACTTGGAGTACTCGAGGATGTACCCGTAAGGGTAGGAAAGTTCTTCATATCGGTAGATTTCTTGATAGTGGACATGGCCGAGGATGCttatattccaatcattcttcgACGACCTTTCTTGAATACCgccggagcggtgatcgatgtgaaacatgggaTGTTGACCCTTGAAGTGGGCGATGAGAAAGGGACATTTAACCTCAACAAGGCTATGAAAGCCCCCCAATTAAATGAACCATGTTTTGTGGTTGACCTTGTTGAAAAGAAGGACATCAAGAAGTTGGAAATCCCATCTCAAGAGCCCATTAAGGAAGAGGTTCCTAggagaattgaaaaagaaaaggcaTTACTTAATTGGAAGCAGGAAGTTGATGAAATCGAGATAGCTCTATTCGGTGAGCTTGGTATTTTTGGCAACAACTTTAAGCAAGAGGGCTTCAATAGATCATTTCATGTGGCAAGCAAAAAATAA